CACAGAAggcgtcttcttcttcttcttccttacaGCAACCTTCTCCTGATAAGAAACCTGAAGATGCTGAGATCAAGCCTCAggttcgtgtttttttttttaattcagtgAGAGAATGAACAATAAAGTTTCCACCTTTCTCTTAAATCATATTGAATTGACTCATGATTCAATCTGATCAGGCTCCGGATCATGGTGATTCCCCAAAGTATCCGGTTTTATATCCGGGTCTTGCTCCCGGGTCGAACCCTGGACAGTACGATGAACAAATGAACCGTGGAGCTGGCATTTATGCGGTTCCTGTTCATCAGTTTGGAGGATATGTCGCTGGTCTTCCCTCGAACTATCTCATCCCTCTCACTTACAATGTTCCCACGTAAGTACCCTTTTGATGGGGAGAAGAATCATATTTATTTGGTGAATTGGTTTAGCTAGAAGAATTGTGTAACAATTGAGATAGACTTAATGTTAGTAAACTATAGGCTTTGTATTGTACTTTCCCTTCCTTACTCTTGAGTAGTGTAATGGAGAAGAATCATATTCATTAGTCATTACTGGATTGGTTTAGCTAGAAGAGTTGATCCCTTTTCTCATTGAATCCAAATTCATTGTTTTAGGTTCAAATCACTGGTGGTGTTGCTTTTGAGATGACTTTGTGGTAGAAAGCTGTACTATTGATGTTGAATCTCTTTTTTGGGTTAAtggtttttgtgtgtgtttggttTAGGACTAGACCAAGCAATGAGACTGAGGCTGGGGGAGAGAACCAAGCGCAAGCGGGGCAGGGTCAGCAGCAACAACCTGCACAGCAAAGGCAAGTGGTGGTACGGAGATTTGAGATCGCGTTTCAGCTTGACATATTCCTCATACTCAAGCTTGCTGCCGTCATCTTTTTGTTCAACCAAGATGGATCTAGACAACGCCTCGCTCTTCTTGTGATTTTCGCTACCATAATTTACTTGTAAGCCTCCAGACTCTTGTTTGATCCCTAAGCTGTTGGTAAAGAGTTTGAAAATGATGTAGCTGATCCCTCTGTTTGGTGTTTGGAAACTTTGACAGATACCAAACTGGAGCTCTTGCACCTTTTATCCGATGGCTATCACAAGGTATGCATAGAGCAGCagtaccaccaccaccaccacatcGACCTGCTGCGAGAGCTGATAATGATCCCGCAGCTGCAGTGCCCCTAAACCAAGAAGCTGTTCCCGGTAATATATTTCTCTCTCTAACCGTGGTATAAACTGAAGCCATCACAGGAAACAACTTATGCTTGAAGcaatttgtttctgtttttttttgtgtagagGGACAAGAGAACGAAGCTGGTGATGGGAACCGAGCAAACGCAAATGAAAATGTTGGTGCAGGTGCAGGACAACAAGGGAATCAATGGTGGGGAATAGTGAAAGAGATTCAAATGATAGTTTTCGGCTTCATAACTTCATTACTCCCTGGCTTCCACAACATAGATtagtctctcttttttttttccttctgcaTACACTCAACCTTCTTCAACAGAAGAAAGTGTTTATGTTCTACTCTGTTGTCTGTGATCTTTTATGTGAAGAAAGTACagaaaattttaacttttgagaCTCAAATATAGTTGAATGTGCAACAATTTAGATGAATGTGCGCTCCTTGAGAGATGTTGTGGCTGTGGCTTGCCCCATTTCGACCAAGTTGGTCTTAGATATGTTCCCCATTAATCTTGCCTGAACCTGACCTCGTTCTTGCTTCATAAACAGACTCCATTACCTGAACATATGATCAAAAATCATTAGAACGTTTTCATTTGCTACTTTTTATCTACAAGAATGAGTAAGAATGAGTATGTACTTGAATGTGTGTCAAGCGTGGAATTGCCAAGGTTCTTTAAAGTATTCATCACATTCTGGTCTGAATCTCCTTTGATGCTCGAAGATGATGAAGCCAGTGGAGGAGAATGCGAACCAAATCGCTCCTGCTACGCTGAAAGGCAATGCTGCAGAGGTTCCATAATTTTTGGcgttaaaatataaattcaatACTATAAGACGATTCGAAAGAACTATTAAAATGAAGGGACTAAAatgtgaaaaaaaataaagagttagGCGCACTcccaaagaaaagaaaagacacGGAAGGGAGAGTGACGTAAACGCAACCGGCGAAAGGCAAAGGCACCCTTTCAAGTCGCCGCCGGTGACTCCAAAACCGTCCTAAGCAACAAGTATCTCAGAATCTCTCATTACCCTTTACACAAAGATCTTCACTTTGTGGGTTCTTCAACTCTCTCAATCCTCCCATCTCTTTACTCTCTTTCCAGGTTTGCTTAATTCTCTCACAAACTCAAGAAAGTGTTAGACTTTATCAGTTTAGTTACAGAGTTGTATATGTATTGTGTCGCGGGAgcatattgttttcttgattagTCCCTAATGTTCGATCTGTTTCGTTAGCTTTGTCTGAAAATCTGTAATCTTTTATCAACTAAAAGTCAAAAACTTGTCTGAGCTTAGCAGTGTCTtttaatgtgtgtgtgtgtgttcttAAGCCGTATAAGACATATTGATTTCACTGAGTGAGATGTTAAATAATGGGAATGATTTGTTCTCACATTTCGTTTGTGAAGTGTGTAACCTGATAAGGAAGGTTTTCTTTTTGTAGTATCTTTATAGGAAATGATGTTCTAAGAGGATATAAGTCAACGAACTCGATATGGGGGAGAGTGAAACAAAGGGGAAGGTCAAGAAAGAAACCGAAAAGGCTTGTGTTTCGGTTGAGAGAGTTGAGTCTACTTTACTCTCATCtcttgtgaagaagaaaggcaAAGAAACAACGAGTAAAAGAAAGTATAATAAGCGCAAAACCGAGGAAGAGATTTGTTCAAAGTTCAGCAACAAGAAGTATTCTCGAGGATTGGAAGAAGAGGATGAGGAGGGTAAGAAAACTAGGAAGAGGAAAAGCAAGAGACAACAAAAGGATAGTAATAAGGTTGAGGAGGTAGATGAAGCTTTACGGCTTCAGAGGCGTACAAGGTATCTGCTTATTAAGATGAAGATGCAGCAGAATCTCATCGATGCTTACGCAGCTGAAGGTTGGAAAGGTCAGAGGTACTACATACTCTCTTCATGGCCTTTACTTAGTTGCAGGCACTTTATGTGGTTTTGACACTTTGTATCTCTATGTTTTTTTGTTCAGCCGAGAAAAGATAAGACCAGACAAGGAGCTGGAGAGAGCAAGGAAACATATCTTAGACTGCAAGCTTGGACTACGAGATGCCATTCGTCAGCTGGAGCATCTTAGCTCGGTGGGAAGGATGGAGGAGAAAGTGATGGCTCCAGATGGTTCTATTCATCATGACCATGTAACCATTTGATTTTATTACGAACATGTTTACACTAGACATTGCATGATGAGGTTTCTTTCACCTGTTTGCAGATATTTTGTGCGGAATGCAATTCTAGAGAAGCTTCTCTGGACAATGATATAATACTTTGCGATGGAACTTGTAACCGAGCGTTTCACCAGAAGTGCCTTGACCCTCCTTTGGAAACAGAAAGCAGTATGTTTTGTTTAGTTATCTATACAGTGTTGTTTAGCTTCTCCACCTGATTCATTCTTTACTTAAATCTCAACAGTACCTCCTGGAGATCAAGGCTGGTTTTGCAAAATTTGTGATTGCAAAATAGAAATCATCGACACCATGAATGCACAAATAGGGACTCAGTACCCTGTGGACAGCAACTGGCAGGTAAACCTTTTGGCAATGTACTATCAGAACTCTGCTTTTACTCTTTGAAACCGTTACACTCTTTCGTTTTTCTATGGATTTAAGGATATCTTCAACGAAGAAGCTAATCTTCCTGTTGGATCTGAAGCTACACTCAACAAGGAAGCAGATTGGCCTTCGGATGACTCTGAGGATGGTGATTATGACCCTGAAATGAAGGAAAGAAGCAACAGCAGAAGCGATagtgatggtggtggtggtggtgataaTGATGGAGGAAGCAGTTCGACTAGTGTGAGTTTAGCTTCTGATGGTGTAGCTCTTTCAACAGGATCATGGGAAGGTCATGAATTTGGGAATGCGGTGGAATCAGGGGAGGCAAGTAATGAAGAAACTGTACATGGGCCAAGGCAGCGGAAGACTGTTGACTATACAAAACTATACCATGTCAGTACAACATCCGTTGGTTGGTTTTAAAATCACTTAGAAACATTATTTGATGATGTTTTTGTGGTGAATTTTTTGTAACCAGGAAATGTTTGGGAAGGATGCTGTGTTGCAAGAGCAAGGTAGTGAAGACGAAGACTGGGGTCCAAGTGAcagaaggaagagaagaaaggaATCTGATGCAGCGAGCACAGTTGTAACTATGTGTGAAAATAGTAAGAGAGATGAAGATGTTGAAGAAGTGCAGGAACAGAATGAGAGAGATTCTGTTTCTGTTGGAGGTAAAGGAGGGAGACGGCCAATTTTCAGAATCCCAAGAGCTGCAGTTGAGGTCTGAAACTGCT
The sequence above is drawn from the Brassica napus cultivar Da-Ae chromosome A8, Da-Ae, whole genome shotgun sequence genome and encodes:
- the LOC106361156 gene encoding uncharacterized protein LOC106361156 — translated: MSRAIHLLGENSSERTKGKKQFDGEKQLSRKMAEEPQKASSSSSSLQQPSPDKKPEDAEIKPQAPDHGDSPKYPVLYPGLAPGSNPGQYDEQMNRGAGIYAVPVHQFGGYVAGLPSNYLIPLTYNVPTTRPSNETEAGGENQAQAGQGQQQQPAQQRQVVVRRFEIAFQLDIFLILKLAAVIFLFNQDGSRQRLALLVIFATIIYLYQTGALAPFIRWLSQGMHRAAVPPPPPHRPAARADNDPAAAVPLNQEAVPEGQENEAGDGNRANANENVGAGAGQQGNQWWGIVKEIQMIVFGFITSLLPGFHNID
- the LOC106361157 gene encoding pathogenesis-related homeodomain protein-like; this encodes MGESETKGKVKKETEKACVSVERVESTLLSSLVKKKGKETTSKRKYNKRKTEEEICSKFSNKKYSRGLEEEDEEGKKTRKRKSKRQQKDSNKVEEVDEALRLQRRTRYLLIKMKMQQNLIDAYAAEGWKGQSREKIRPDKELERARKHILDCKLGLRDAIRQLEHLSSVGRMEEKVMAPDGSIHHDHIFCAECNSREASLDNDIILCDGTCNRAFHQKCLDPPLETESIPPGDQGWFCKICDCKIEIIDTMNAQIGTQYPVDSNWQDIFNEEANLPVGSEATLNKEADWPSDDSEDGDYDPEMKERSNSRSDSDGGGGGDNDGGSSSTSVSLASDGVALSTGSWEGHEFGNAVESGEASNEETVHGPRQRKTVDYTKLYHEMFGKDAVLQEQGSEDEDWGPSDRRKRRKESDAASTVVTMCENSKRDEDVEEVQEQNERDSVSVGGKGGRRPIFRIPRAAVEKLRQVFAENELPSKSVRDSLSKELSLDPEKVSKWFKNTRYMALRNRKAESVKQPEESKVFLSGDSGPEAAMEKNTEADESHDNMEESVMEKTTETNEIQEMDDETVMETNTDTNQIQETMEETVMEKNTESNVIQETMDEAVMEKNTEANETQDTMDEAVMEERTEANEIQQETMEETIMEKTTEAHEVQDSMDDETNTETNEIQETVDEAVLETNTETNEVQDTMDKSVPLLFNDPTNQTTVSPCNDDNNEEIQHANDSFPTPIEDENQQYLEQKDSSLTLPPHEEVSSEMSLETSLEDKERKEVEEFEAVMEMLCRAENKLLDVTQRLERFRTPKGRKKLGKSSSCLHEEDSVVYVPTPEIKEGR